A genomic region of Trifolium pratense cultivar HEN17-A07 linkage group LG3, ARS_RC_1.1, whole genome shotgun sequence contains the following coding sequences:
- the LOC123917733 gene encoding zinc finger BED domain-containing protein RICESLEEPER 2-like — translation MEIINNSPETSDNEEEDNVSQAREVPPQNAEEQEVASKPKKAKKRKAKKSNQDERKPKALTSDCWTYFDKVGFVDGVESAKCKGCGKLLSAASTGGTTHLNRHKDSCMKSIKYHDVGDMMIGAEGKLRKKKFDPKANRELLAKLVITHGAPFNIVEWKVFRDYQKFLNDDCIFVTRNTISKDVLKVYGDEKQKLKSQLAQIRGRVCLTSDCWTACTNEGFISLTAHYVDLNWKLQNKILAFAHMEPPHTGRELALKVLEMLSDWGIEKKVFSITLDNASANDSMQNFLKEHLGISNSLLLKGEYFHIRCSAHVLNLIVQDGLKTISDALHKIRQSIAYVRVTESRTLAFFECAKNIGDIDTAIGLRTDCVTRWNSTYTMLHSAINYRRAFYSLSLRDSNFKCCPTSVEWRRAETLCDLLKPFFNITNLISVSSYPTSNLYFGEIWKIECLLRSYLRSEDPLIQTMTKKMKEKFDKYWSEYSVILAFATILDPTKKLNFVRYAYSKLDPVTSEDKSKNVKIMLEKLFAEYVNNEILSSNPSSSQQMVQPPLGRGPLPSVDEEFEEFENQETTVIGKTELDTYLDELRMPSSTCFDILTYWKERSRKSPTLARIVVIS, via the exons ATGGAAATTATTAACAACAGTCCTGAAACATCTGATAATGAGGAAGAGGATAATGTTAGTCAAGCTAGAGAAGTTCCACCTCAAAATGCAGAAGAACAAGAAGTGGCTTCTAAACCAAAAAAGGCCAAGAAGCGTAAGGCTAAGAAGTCTAATCAGGATGAGCGTAAGCCTAAGGCCCTAACATCTGATTGTTGGACATATTTTGATAAAGTTGGTTTTGTAGATGGAGTAGAAAGTGCTAAATGTAAGGGATGTGGAAAATTACTTAGTGCGGCATCAACAGGTGGAACTACTCATTTGAATCGTCATAAAGATAGTTGTATGAAGTCCATTAAATATCATGATGTGGGTGATATGATGATTGGTGCTGAAGgaaaattaagaaagaaaaagtttGACCCTAAGGCTAACCGTGAACTTTTAGCTAAATTGGTGATTACACATGGTGCACCATTTAATATAGTTGAGTGGAAGGTCTTTAGAGATTACCAAAAGTTTTTGAATGATGATTGCATTTTTGTTACTAGAAATACCATTTCCAAAGATGTTTTGAAAGTTTATGGTGATGAGAAACAAAAGTTGAAATCACAATTAGCTCAAATTCGTGGGAGAGTTTGTTTGACTTCTGATTGTTGGACTGCATGCACTAATGAAGGTTTTATTTCTTTAACCGCTCATTATGTTGATTTGAACTGGAAATTGCAAAATAAGATTCTTGCATTTGCTCACATGGAACCTCCACATACTGGGCGAGAATTAGCATTGAAGGTCTTGGAAATGTTAAGTGATTGGGGCATAGAAAAGAAAGTTTTCTCTATCACTTTGGATAATGCATCTGCAAATGACAGTATGCAAAACTTTCTGAAAGAACACTTGGGAATTTCAAATAGTTTGTTGCTTAAAGGAGAGTACTTTCATATAAGATGCTCTGCACATGTCTTGAACCTCATTGTTCAAGATGGATTGAAGACAATTAGTGATGCATTGCATAAGATTAGGCAAAGTATAGCTTATGTAAGGGTCACAGAAAGTAGAACACTAGCATTTTTTGAATGTGCTAAGAATATTGGTGATATTGACACAGCAATTGGACTGAGAACAGATTGTGTTACTAGATGGAACTCCACCTATACAATGCTTCATAGTGCGATTAATTATCGCCGTGCCTTTTATAGCTTAAGTTTGCGTGATTCAAACTTTAAGTGTTGTCCTACAAGTGTTGAGTGGAGAAGGGCTGAAACATTGTGTGATCTTTTGAAGccattttttaatattacaaACTTGATATCCGTATCTTCTTATCCTACATCAAATTTGTACTTTGGAGAAATATGGAAGATAGAGTGTCTTTTAAGGTCTTATTTGAGAAGTGAAGATCCATTGATTCAAACAATGACCAAAAAAATGAAGGAAAAGTTTGACAAGTATTGGAGTGAGTATAGTGTCATTTTAGCATTTGCGACTATTCTTGATCCTACCAAAAAGCTCAACTTTGTGAGATATGCATATTCTAAACTTGATCCAGTCACTAGTGAGGATAAGTCGAAAAATGTCAAGATTATGTTGGAAAAGCTTTTTGCCGAATATGTCAACAATGAGATTCTTTCTTCTAATCCAAGCTCTTCACAACAAATGGTGCAACCTCCTTTAGGAAGAGGACCGCTACCTTCTGTAGATGAA GaatttgaagaatttgaaaACCAAGAAACCACTGTCATTGGAAAAACAGAACTTGATACTTATTTAGATGAGTTGAGGATGCCTTCATCGActtgttttgatattttgactTATTGGAAGGAAAGAAGTCGTAAGAGTCCCACTCTTGCAAGGATAGTTGTGATATCTTGA